The genomic region tcaaccattgagcctcgctggccaggcacccccagAGAGTTTTATTTCATTGGCTTTGGACGTGGCCTGGGTATGCACAATTTAAAAgcttccccaggtgattctaagtTATAAAGCCCTGGTCTTACCGAATGGCCATATTAAGGGGCCAGTGTGAGCAAAGGTATAGAAGTGGGAAGCTGAGAGGCTTTATAAGAAAGGGTGACCTGATTAGAGCTGGCTTTAAGGAGTGAGttggtgccctagccagtttggttcagtggatagagcattggctgaggactgaagggtcccaggttcgattccagtcaaagacacatgcctgaattgcgggctcaatcaccagttgggggcgtgcaggaggcagccgatcaatgattctctctcatcattgatgtttctatctctctctccctctcccttcttctctgaaatcagtaaaaatgtttttttaaaaaaaagaaaaagaagtgcgCTTGAGGGGAAAGACTTGAGGTCAAAATCAATCAGGAACCTGTACTtggaaagtgagagagaaggaggatAGCTTAGTAATTGGcctaaacaaaaccaaacaaaaggcagaggaagagaaaatttATTGGAAGGGTTCTGGAATATTTTACAGACTCCAAGAAAGTTGAGCAACAGACCTCAAGACACAGGACAGTTGGACCTTGGCAACAGTGGAGCCCTGTCAGCTGTGGTTCCCAACCCACAACACCAATGCTCCCCCTTTGTCACAGTTATTttgaatactttaaatttttaacacttcacatttacaaaatattttccattctgAAGTTAAATTTATGGATAATAAGTACATATAATTGCCAAGTATACAGTATATGTACACATCCCAAACTATaccataaaggagaaataaaaagaaaataattttaatgcaaaataatatgtatttcaatATGTAAAGGCTTTGGCATAATTGCACAAGAAAGCCAGCCAAGAGGTCAGACACTTGCACTTGACTCCAGTCGCTGTGACTGTGGCAGCTGCAAATACTGATGGATGAGGGGTTTCATTGTGGTGGGTCACATTCCTTGGGGAAGGCAGTAAGTACGTGATTTTTCTGAGACAAGGAACAATTCTTGGTATTTTCCCAAGCTAAACAAAGTATAATCTTAGCTTGATTTTTATGGTAGCTGCATTTTCAGAAAAATTCAATGTATGGTAAAGTCACATTAAAACAAATACTAGGCTCTGATCATTTTAAACCAGTTTTCCACCCACATGAATGTCTGGTGGGATATGTGAAAGTCATGCAAGAGACAGAAGAAGTCCTGTCAGAAAAGTGCCAGGCTTTGCCGGTCACAGACCAGCAATGCCCCCACCCACTATATGCCAGCAGCACTCCCAATTTGGGTGGTAACTCAACACACCctcacagattttattttattttttagtatattttattgattttttacagagaggaagggagaggcatagagagctagaaacatcgatgagagagaaatattgatcagctgcctcctgcacaccccctactggggatgtgcccacaaccgaggtacatgcccttgaccggaatcgaacccgggacccttcagtccgaaggccgacgctctatccattgagccaaacctgtcagggccaCCCACACAGATTTTAATGGCTCATCTCCAATGAGAGCCATTACTATAGTGGTCTCAGCAACCAACTCTATTTCTCCATGTATAAAACGGGCTTAGCAACAACAGCTGTTCATCTTTCTCAGAGAAGTTCGGTGAGAATCAGGATCTTGGATGTGGAAGTACTTTGAAAACGATAAAGCACTGTGCAGAGGTGAGGCTAAGGTGTCTTGTGTGTAGGATGTGAACTTACATTTAATAGCCACACCGTTTCCCTCCACAGCCCCTGATGAGGCTCCGTGCAACCCAACCCCTGAGAGCTACCTTATCCGGTTGCCTCATGATTGCTTCCAGAATGCCACCAACTCCTTCTACTATGACGTGGGCCGTTGCCCTGTCAAGACCTGTGCAGGGCAGCAGGATAATGGGATCAGGTGCCGGGATGCTGTGGAGAACTGCTGTGGCATCTCCAAAACAGAGGAGAGGGAGATCCAGTGCAGTGGCTACACGCTGCCCACCAAGGTGGCCAAGGAGTGTAACTGCCAGCGGTGTACGGAGACCCGGAGTATTGTGCGGGGCCGCGTCAGCGCTGCTGACAATGGGGAACCCATGCGCTTTGGCCACGTGTACATGGGGAACAACCGTGTGAGCATGACTGGCTACAAGGGCACTTTCACCCTCCACATCCCCCAGGACACTGAGAGGCTGGTGCTCACATTTGTGGACAGGCTGCAGAAGTTCGTCAACACTACCAAAGTGCTGCCCTTCAACAAGAAGGGGAGTGCAGTGTTCCATGAGATCAAGATGCTTCGGCGGAAAGAGCCCATCACCTTGGAGGCCACGGAGACCAACATTATCCCCCTGGGGGAGGTGGATGGTGAAGACCCTGTGGCTGAGTTGGAGATCCCTTCCAAGAGTTTCTACAAGCAGAACGGGGAGCCCTACACAGGAAAAGTAAAGGCCAGTGTGACCTTCCTGGATCCCCGCAATATTTCCACAGCCACAGCTACCCAGAGTGACCTGAACTTCATCAATGATGATGGAGACACCTTCCCCCTTCGAACATATGGCATGTTTTCTGTGGACTTCAGAGATGAGGCCACCTCTGAGTCACTTAATGCTGGCAAGGTGAAGGTTCACCTTGACTCGACCCAGGTCAAGATGCCAGAGCATGTGTCCACGATGAAACTGTGGTCGCTCAACCCAGACACGGGGCTATGGGAAGAGGAAGGTGACTTTAAATTTGAAAGCCAAAGGCGGcacaaaagggaagagagaacctTCCTGGTGGGCAACATGGAGATCCGAGAAAGGAGGCTTTTTAACTTGGATGTCCCTGAAAGCAGGAGGTGCTTTATCAAGGTGAGGGCCTACAGGAGTGAGAGGTTCTTGCCCAGTGAGCAGATCCAGGGGGTTGTGGTCTCTGTGATCAACCTGGagcccaggactggcttctcatccaaccccagggcctggggccgcTTTGACAGTGTCATCACGGGCCCCAAtggggcctgcctgcctgccttctgtgATGACCAGTCCCCTGATGCCTACTCTGCCTATGTCTTGGCGAGCCTGGCTGGGGAAGAACTGGAAGCAGTGGCATCTTCTCCTAAATTCAATCCAAATGCaattggtgtccctcagccctaccTCAACAAGCTCAAGTACCGTCGGACAGACCACGAGGACCCACGGGTTAAGAAGACAGCTTTCCAGATCAGCATGGCCAAGCCAAGGCCCAACTCAGCTGAGGAGAGCAATGGACCCATCTATGCCTTTGAGAATCTCCGGGCATGCGAGGAGGCACCGCCTAGTGCAGCCCACTTCCGGTTCTACCGGATTGAGGGGGATCGGTATGACTACAATACTGTCCCCTTCAATGAAGACGATCCCATGAGCTGGACTGAAGACTACCTGGCATGGTGGCCCAAGCCAATGGAGTTCAGGGCCTGCTACATTAAGGTGAAGATTGTGGGGCCAGTGGAGGTGAATGTGCGATCCCGCAACATGGGGGGCACCCACCGACAGACTGTGGGGAAGCTGTACGGAATCCGGGATGTCAAAAGCACACGGGATAGGGACCAGCCCAATGTCTCATCTGCTTGTTTGGAGTTCAAGTGCAGTGGGATGCTCTATGACCAGGATCGTGTGGACCGCACACTAGTGAAGATCATTCCCCAAGGCAGCTGCCATCGAGCCAGTGTCAACTCCATGCTGCACGAGTACCTGGTCAACCACCTACCACTGGCAGTCAACAATGACACCAGCGAGTACACCATGCTGGCGCCCCTGGATCCACTGGGCCACAACTATGGAATCTACACTGTCACTGACCAGGACCCTCGTGTGGCCAAGGAGATCGCTCTTGGCCGGTGCTTTGATGGCACATCGGATGGCTCCTCCAGAATCATGAAGAGCAACGTGGGAGTGGCCCTCACCTTTAACTGCATAGAGAGGCAGGTGGGTCGCCAGAGTGCCTTCCAGTACCTCCAAAGTATCCCAGGCCagacccctgcccccagcactaTCAGAGGAAGAGTGCCCTTCAGGGGGCAGCAGCGGGCACGTAGGGGTGGCCAGCGCCGGCCTGGAGGGATGGCCTCTCTGAGGTTTCGTGGGGTTGCTCAGCAGCCTCTAAACAACTAAGTCTTGTGGTACTTCTCTTCTCCCCGCCGACCTCACGTGACAGCCATTGTGAGACTGACCCACAAACTGTCACTTGGTTAATTTAAGCACATCTGTTCTGGTgcagtttgcttgtttgtttttcttcgtGCCTTTTCTTACCGTCTTTGTCCCATGATACTGATTGGCGCGTAGCCCCCAAAATGGCAAAATAAAGCCTCTTGGATCTGTTCTTTAAAAGAAACACCAGAAATTGGCCATTGGCAAACGTTGTGGCTTTGACTGTTTTTCATTTGGTGCCATCAATAGAAgtccccttccttttctttttgcatgGTTTCGCCCACCTTTACGATAATGATAATCTGAAGTTGAAGGTGAGATAACCAATATAAAGTATATTTCCTGCTCTTGCTCCAAGGACGTAAGCAAGGTCTTCATCACTGTTCATACATATAAATggtggtaaaataaaataataaactccaAGATTTTTACTTGAAATGTAAATAAGTTATTTCTTTACTGGATCTGGAACTCTTAGTGCACATTTCACGTTAAGCTATTGAATATATAGGGTAATCACAGTTCCCCACCGAGTCTGGAAAGTACATCTCGTATCCAACTGCACCAGGTTTACAATTACATTAACATGTTTCCCTTGACATTTGCTTTCGTTCTTGCTAGAAGCCCAGTGCAGCTCAGGGCAGATGTCAATAAGTGTACGTTTTGTACTTGATTTTGAAGACGGCTGTCCTGTCTTTTAACCCCAGCTGCTCAAGGAGAAGAGGGGACTCTGGAAAGTGATCACAAAGTGATCACAAGGTGGTCTCAGCCACTGCCCCCTctgagtggcagggctggggaatGAGACACACGCTCCACCGTCAAGTTTGCTCTCGTGGATCATATTTTCCACTCACAGAGAAGAGCAGAGATTCCAGGAGTTGTGAGCATGTTCTGGACTCCTGAGCAAAGCTAAACACATGTCCCAAtgtggttttctttcctttctttccaataCTGGGAAGCATATACAATGGCTTGGCCCATGGTCTGGTAAGCTGGCCAAGTGGTCTTTCAGCAACCCCCACAGCCTGCTGCCTTCTCCAGCTGGGCTGGCTGGCCGCACGCAGAAATGATGgactttgtctttctttcttttttctttttttctttttctttctttctttttttccccccctccaaGCTCTTCTAAAGACATCCACCTTTTCCAGACACCAGATTTCTATTGTGTGTGACAGCCCCTATTCCTTGAGTAAAACAACTGGTCCAAATGAATAGGCCTTTGTTTTTGGAAAAGAGGTTTGGGTTAAAATAGTAAATCAGAGGCTGGTGGACGGTTCCAAAGTGATCTTGGAGACATGGACAGCCAGGGCAGAGGGGTGTGGGGCTGGGTAAGATGCACTGACTGCCCCTCTCCCAATCCCTCCTGTCAGGAAAGAGGCCATGGGGATTGGGGGAGGAAAGCGTTATGTATAATCAGGACAGAAAGCTTTCCTTgatcccctggctggcccagtgCAGCTCCTTTTGGTCGCCTCTGGCCTGGACTGGACTTGTACTCTTGGATCAGTatctgcccagctcccaggggttTGGTTCATAATCAATTAGAAATTTCTCTGGCCGAGCACCCCTTCCCCATGACCTCTGAGAAAGTGAGCACATGCAGGGTTGGGCCCAGTGGCCTTATGATGGATTGCTCCTTGACTCCCTTCCAGACTATGCTTCCCAGGGAGCAGCTCTCACTggctgcttgggggtggggcattGACTGACCTTCCCGAAGGGTCAGTGTTAACCGTCTGCAGCACAGACGCCTTGCCATACTGCTTTAGGAGCCAGTGTGTGCGGTTTCAACCTGTCCACCGGTTCCCTTCCAACTCACCGAGAGGGGTGCTGGGAGAGTGAGCTGGCTGGGCTCCTGCCCCATGACCTTCCCTTTCCGTTCTTCATCGAGGGCCTGAATAACTGGACtccagcaggtggcagctggcACCTGACTTCTTTCTTCActtatcaaacatttattgagtatctgccTACTCTATGCCAAGCCATGTGTATAGGTGGACTGGACTGTATgagtatataaaatataccatACATAGTGGCACTACCACTTGAGGTGGTAGTCAGAgggggcttcttggaggaggtgacatctaATTTAAGGACTAAATGCTAGCTAGGAGCTTAAGCTGTGGCTGTCAGGAGCAAGGAGCACAAGCAGAAAcagcttggagcttggaggctggGTGGGAATGGCAAATACCTCACtttcagaaaaggaaacactGTTGAGCTCATGGCATGGAACTTCTAAGCATCTTGCTTCCAAAGACAGGTATGCTGCTGCTAGCTGCATGACTTTGGTCCATTTCCCTGGacctcattttccttctctataaATGAAGGAGTTGGTTGTAcactaaaactaatataatgttagaGGTAGAAAAGGGtgtagggggataaatggtgatggggaaaatataaaaataataaaaactaatatagttatatgtcaattatatctcaatagcttttttcttttttctttttttttttttaagtgaaggagTCAGTCTAGCTTAGAATCTAACCCATCTCTAAAGTCCTTTCCATGATTTTCAGTGAGGCTAAGAGCACAGTTCCCAGGATGCCTTCGCTTTACCAAACTGCTGATGACTCACCGGGTGTTTCCTTCCCCGTGGAGACTGCACACTGGATGGACAAAACGTTCATTTCAGAAAAACCCTGGGGTTTTGGTCTCAGCCTGCTGTACACTGGCTGGTCACCCAGTTACTGAGCGTGAACTGTACGGGGATGGACAGCAGATGGCAGGGAGGAAGGGCACAGGCCGAAAGATAGCAGGGCCCATCAGGCGGCTTCTGCTCCACCAAGGGCGTGTTCCAGGCAGAAAGCTCTCTGTAGTTTGGAGAGCTCTAGCAGCTAAGGTGATAGAGCAAAATGTCAGTGAGAGATCAGGACAAGAACAGAGTCTTGAAAGATTGAGAAAATTTAGACAAGCCAAGTTGGAGGCAGTGCAGGGGATAGGTGGTTTCCAGCACAACGATTGGCCAGAGCCAAGGAATGGAGGTGGGACTGAGCACTGGAAGGTTTTTAGTTACATGTAGACAACAGGAAGGACAGGAACCAGGAACTGCAAAGCCATTGCATCCAGGCCATCACTCTCCTGGTTTTGATTCTCTGATTTCCTCCCACTCagtggtttttctctctctcagtctctaaCTCAGTCTTGCTCTACTTCTCAGATTGGCTCTCTTGGCtgtttctccctcctctttctagGCCTCTCTCTGGTCAGCCTATTTCTCAGTCTCTTCTTTTTGCAGGCACCCTGAGTTTCTCTTTGCAGATCAGCTATGTCTGCTCGTCTGGATTCATAGAAGAGGTGGCCGTTTCCTCAAGTCAAAGAGTCCTGTCCTAAGCCCAGATTCCTTggagagagaatctgattggctcCGTTTGAAATGGGGCTCCACCTCTGGTCTAACCAACTGTGGCTATagtggggttggggtgaggggctgcTTAGGGGCAGTCCTATTAGTCATGGTTGCTGGGGAGATGGGGCAATTCTCAGAGAAAGGGAATCCTGATGAATTGGGGAGACACTGCAGAAGGTGAATACTTCAAGTGACAGTGAACAGATCATTGTGGGCTTCCTGGAAGTTTAGGGTTTTTCATTTCCAAACACCAAGGGATTTTAAATACATCAAATGAGATTTGTGTGGTACCTGTTCTTTGAAATCTGATGTCTTGCTTCATGACTTAGAACTTAATCAGTTTTTGTAGTTTCTATGTgcgattgaaaaaaaaagtgtattccCTAATCATTGAGTGCAGGTTTCTACATAAGACCATTAACTCAAACTTGTTAATTGTTCTGTTCAGTACATAAGGAGTGTGTGGAAATTGTCCCCTAGATGATGCACTTGTCCATTTCCCTCTGTGATCCTCAATTCGGCTTTATATATTTGGAGGTTATTTTAATGGTTGCCTATTATGTATTGAATTTTTATGCCTTCTTGTGAGTTGAATCTTTTATTGTTATATGTATAACTATGTTATTTGTTCCCATAAAGGCTTTTTGTCTTAAAGCCTATTTTGTATAATAATATACATCCAAATTTCCTTTTGATTAGTATTTGCTCagtatatcttttaaaatctttttgctTTTAATCTTATgtatccttttttgttgttgttagtttattttgttcataagattccacatataaatgagatcatatagtatttgcctttctttgactggcttatttcacttagcatagtaccctccTGATCCATTCATGCAATTGCAAAGGGTaatatttccttccctttttttttggtgagataatactccattgtgtaaatataccatagctgttttatccacttatctactgatgggcacttgggttgcttccaaatcttggctattgtaaataacactgcaatgaacataggagtgcatgtattctttcgaattagtgttgtgggtttctttggatatattcccagaagtggaatcactgtgcttctgtgtctttttaaaatgtgtttcttgtaaacagcatatagcTGAGTTTTagtttatctaatctaataatctGTCTTTTAACTAGCGagtctagtaaatatatatggtAATTAGTTGTGTttgcacttgttttttttttcatcttacctgttgattttttaaaattaccttttcTATTTTACTGTCAACATTATGATTGagcaatatttttcttattcagtTTTTTCCCTTATATCGATATGGGAGTTTTACACTTTTTCAGCttgggggagaggctgtgggcgaTTGGTCGGTGgaccccgcccccaattgggggccgggtgggctgtggggaggggctgtgggcggtgggccatccagccccacccccgattggtgtTGGGGGGGACTGATCGGAAGTGGAGCTGGCTTGggggtctgggaccccttgggggaggggctgcaggaggttggctggctggccccaccccctattggggtaggagggggcaatcaggggtggggccggctgggggaagcgGCTGTGGGGGTGTTGGCTGGCCGCCCTGCCCttgatggggtgggagaggctgatcaggggcaggctggctgggggaggttggtAGGTTGGCTGGCGGCAgtggcatcatagcaactggtcactCCAGTCGTTAGGGTGTTActgttgctggctttttatatatatggattatgGCTAGTATAAGTGAATTGCAAATTGAAAAAGACATAAACCAAAGATCCATATATATCCTCTCTCTTTCATCTctttttcatatttccttttttttattttagagagagggcgggagagagagagagagagacagagacatcaatgagagagagaaacatcgattgcctcctgtatTCATCtggaccagggattaaacctacaacctggatatgtgccctgatctggaattgaacctaccACCTTTCAATatactggatgatgctccaaccacctgagccacaccagccagggctctttttcagtttgttttttattagaaaTCAAGCAAGCTCCTTAAAACACTAAGGTATAATGAATGGGGTGAGTTCATCAACAAGCTAGTTAAGAATTACAACTAAAGCCCTGgatggtgttctcagtggttagagcgtctgcctgcacactgaaggTTTGAGtgttccatttctggtcaagggcaagtacctgggtttgCTCCCCGCatgggggcacatgtgggaggcaaccagttgatgtgtccctctcacatggatgttttctctcttctccctccttcccttcactctgtctgaaaagcaatggaaaaaatatcctcaggtgaggattaacaaaacaaacaaaaaagaatcacaactgccaaaaccagtttggctcagtggatagagcattggcctgtggactgaagggtcccaggttcgattccggtcaagggcatgtaccttggttgcaggcacatccccagtggggggtgtgcaggaggcaactgatcaatgtttctctctcatcgatgtttctgactctctatccctctctcttcctctctgtaaaaaaatcaatatattaaaaaaaaaaaaaaagaatcacaaccAAACAGGAATTTTATAGTGTTAACGTAAAATTTATAGTGttaaccattgaaacctgtaaaaaaattttgtgccctagctggtttggctcaatggatagagcatcagtcttcggactgaaaggtcccaggttcaattctggccaagggcacatgcctgggttgcgggcttaatccccagtagggggcgtgcaagaggcagccaatcaatgattctcatcattgatgtttctatccctctcttcctctctaaaaatcaataaaatatttttttttttaaagaatttttgtgagtttatttgagccaaactgtcaacatatgccgggaagcagaacctcaaggaattgagataatgctctggagaatggtgggtttcatctgtatttatacattgcaatcaaaggaaagggacctaggtgggttacatgaaatccattggtgttagactagagaggcgggagaaagcaaagtgggaggaggggacccctgggattggataaaaagtaaaataatagacacatacttaggtgggtgcaggaacaattaacatgataatgaaggaatttgtggtatctgtcttggtgcccagcacattaggttgtgccccaaggggtctggaaaaaaaaaaaaaaaaggaagttacaagttaagttacaagttacccagacatttcagatatgttatcttagatgcaaaaagacaaatgggctcggtaaagatctaagttgatctttgtcagggaaaatactggtctaggacatgactacccactataacctgtttttagttacagtttaatttcagaccatcctttgtagtTACTCTAGGTCTCTGattttgcaagaccgccatgcaggccttccctgagcttgtcaggttagcgtgtggccccttttgtccaaaATAGGCATAAAAGGAAAGCCAAAAATTACACATTGCACagcaaaaaatatcttttttatgaagcacttactgtgtgctatGGATCAAAgaatcatttatttctcacattaaCCCTAGGAGATCAACACCCAAATTTATAGTTGAAAAAACAGGCTTATGAAGTAAGTTGTcagaagtcacacagctggtaagtgactCAGCTGGGATCCACGCATCAGTGATGCTACCATTGACATCTGGAccctttagaaaaaaatgaaacaactatTTCCTAGCACTGTCTTCAAGATTGGGTACGCCTTTTCCAGTG from Eptesicus fuscus isolate TK198812 chromosome 5, DD_ASM_mEF_20220401, whole genome shotgun sequence harbors:
- the CILP gene encoding LOW QUALITY PROTEIN: cartilage intermediate layer protein 1 (The sequence of the model RefSeq protein was modified relative to this genomic sequence to represent the inferred CDS: inserted 1 base in 1 codon; deleted 3 bases in 3 codons); this encodes MLPTEPGGKMAGTKAWLFFFFLVLEITSVLGRQMMLSQSVRRVRPGKRTLSNFAKPSSPLETPGEWTTWFNVDHPGGQGDFERLDAIHFYYGDRVCARPLRLEARTTDWIPAGSTGQVVHGSPREGFWCLNREQRPGQNCSNYTVRFLCPPGSLRRDTDRIWSSWSPWSKCSAACGHTGVQTRTRTCLAETVSLCSEATEEGRLCMDQACTACDLVCHMGQVNADCDACMCQDFVLHGTVSLPGGAPASGATVYLMTKTLKPLTRTDSSGRFRVPGLCPDGKSILKITKTKFAPIKLTMPRTSLKSATVNAEFMRAEIPYIVKNPETKARRAGQSVALCCKATGRPSPDEYFWYHNNTLLDPSLYKHDGKLLLKNLQRDQAGEYFCKAQSDAGAAKSQVAQLIVIAPDEAPCNPTPESYLIRLPHDCFQNATNSFYYDVGRCPVKTCAGQQDNGIRCRDAVENCCGISKTEEREIQCSGYTLPTKVAKECNCQRCTETRSIVRGRVSAADNGEPMRFGHVYMGNNRVSMTGYKGTFTLHIPQDTERLVLTFVDRLQKFVNTTKVLPFNKKGSAVFHEIKMLRRKEPITLEATETNIIPLGEVDGEDPVAELEIPSKSFYKQNGEPYTGKVKASVTFLDPRNISTATATQSDLNFINDDGDTFPLRTYGMFSVDFRDEATSESLNAGKVKVHLDSTQVKMPEHVSTMKLWSLNPDTGLWEEEGDFKFESQRRHKREERTFLVGNMEIRERRLFNLDVPESRRCFIKVRAYRSERFLPSEQIQGVVVSVINLEPRTGFSSNPRAWGRFDSVITGPNGACLPAFCDDQSPDAYSAYVLASLAGEELEAVASSPKFNPNAIGVPQPYLNKLKYRRTDHEDPRVKKTAFQISMAKPRPNSAEESNGPIYAFENLRACEEAPPSAAHFRFYRIEGDRYDYNTVPFNEDDPMSWTEDYLAWWPKPMEFRACYIKVKIVGPVEVNVRSRNMGGTHRQTVGKLYGIRDVKSTRDRDQPNVSSACLEFKCSGMLYDQDRVDRTLVKIIPQGSCHRASVNSMLHEYLVNHLPLAVNNDTSEYTMLAPLDPLGHNYGIYTVTDQDPRVAKEIALGRCFDGTSDGSSRIMKSNVGVALTFNCIERQVGRQSAFQYLQSIPGQTPAPSTIRGRVPFRGQQRARRGGQRRPGGMAXSEVSWGCSAASKQLSLVVLSSPRRPHVTAIVRLTHKLSLVNLSTSVLVQFACLFSSCLFLPSLSHDTDWRVAPKMAK